Below is a window of Rhodopseudomonas sp. P2A-2r DNA.
GCGATCGGCGCCACCGTCACCTATCCGACCACGCCCTATCCGAGCACGCACAACATGGGCACCAACCGCATGAGTGCTAAGGCGCGGGACGGCGTGGTCAACAAGTTCGGCCAGACCCACGACATCAAGAACCTATTCGTCTCCGACGGCAGCCAGTTCACATCGGGCGCGGCGTGCAACCCGACCCTGACTATCGTCGCACTGGCGATCCGCCAGGCCGACCACATCGCCGGCGCGATGCAGAAGAAGGATATTTGAGGGAGCGAACATAGCTCATGGGACTCGTGTCCCGGACGCAGTGCAATGCGACGCCTCTCGGCGGCGTAGTGCACTGCAGATCCGGGACCGCCTCAGGCTCCGAGCTTGGTAAGGTCCCGGATCTGCGGAGCAGCGTAAGAACGCTGCACCGCGTCCGGGACACGATTGAAACCGTCGCCCCTACTCCGCTGCGTCCAGCATCTGGGTGGCGTCGAAGGCGCCGACAGCGGCCGACGCCGCGCGCGAGCGGTAGATCAGGCAGGAACAGCGCAGCAGCGAGGCAAAATTGCTGACCTCGCCGCGATGATCGAGCACCTCGTCGTGCAAGGTGGTGCAGAACTTCGCCAGGCTGAGGCCCTGCTGCGCGGCAATCTCCTCCAGCGTGTCCCAGAACGACATTTCCAGCCGGATCGAGGTGGAATGGCCGCCGATCCGCAAGGAGCGGGTTTGCGATTCGTAGTCGCGCGACGGCTGATGGGCGAACAGCGTGCACATGGCGTTTTTCCCGTGTTTTTTAGAGCTTTTCCAAACGATATACCGGGCGGCGCGCCGTCACAATAAATTCGCTGTGTCCGTGTTCTGGACGCGCTGCACCACGTCCGGGGAACGGAACTCGGCGCGATAACAGCGGGGAGAGATCCTGCCTGCCCCTCCCGCAGCCCGGTAAAACCGCCTAAATTGGGCGCCCGCCCCCAGAGTCGCGCCATGCCCGTCCGCCAGCTGCCCGAAATGATCGTCAACCGCATCGCCGCCGGCGAGGTGGTGGAGCGCCCGGCCAGCGTGGTCAAGGAACTGGTCGAGAACGCCATCGACGCCGGCTCGAGCCGCATCGACATCTTCACCGACGGCGGCGGCCGGCGAAAGATCGCCATCACCGACGATGGCGGGGGCATGACCCATGCCGATCTGACGCTAGCGGTCGACCGCCACGCCACCTCGAAGCTCGACGACGAGGACCTGCTGGCGATCCGCACGCTGGGCTTTCGCGGCGAAGCGCTGCCGTCGATCGGCGCGGTGGCCCGGCTCGGGATCACGACGCGCCACGCCGGCGAGCCGCATGCCTGGTCGATGAGCGTCGAGGGCGGCGTCAAGGCACCCATCGTGCCGGCCGCGCTGACCAAGGGCACCCGCGTCGAGGTCAGCGATCTCTTCTATGCGACGCCGGCGCGGCTGAAATTCCTCAAGACCGACCGCACCGAGGCCGAAGCGATCCGCGAGGTCATCCGCCGCCTTGCCATGGCGCGGCCGGACATCGCCTTCTCCATGGCCGGCGAAGAGCGCGCACCGGTGACCTGGGCGGCGGCACTGCCCGGCCCCGCGGGCCAACTGACAAGGCTCGGCGATATCCTCGGCGCCGAGTTTCGCCTCAGCGCCATCGAGGTCCGCTCCGAGCGCGAAGGCGTGGTGGTGCAAGGCTTTGCCGCAGCACCCTCGCTGACCCGCGCCAATGCGCTCGGCCAGTATCTGTTCGTCAACGGCCGGCCGGTGCGCGACAAGCTGATCATCGGCGCGGTGCGCGCCGCCTATTCCGATTATCTGCCGCGCGACAGGCATCCGGTGGTGGCGCTGTTCGTGACGCTGGACCCGCAGGAGGTCGACGCCAATGTGCATCCGGCCAAGACCGAGGTGCGCTTCCGCAATGCCGGGCTGGTGCGTGGACTGATCGTGCACGCGCTGAAGGAAGGCCTCGCCCGCGAGGGGCGTCGCACCGCCGCCAACAGCGACGGCGCGGTGCTGGCCTCGTTCCGCCCCAACTTCGCGCCGAATTTTCCGCCGCGCCCGGCAACCAACTGGGACTGGCGGGCGTCGCCGTCTTATCCGGCCAACTATGCGACAGGCCCGATGCCATCGTTCGATGGCAGCGCGGCCCTTGCCGAACCCGGCCAGGCCGCCTTCGATGTCGGCGGCCCCTCCGCCGATGTGCGCTTCGAGGTGGCCCCCGATCCAGACCAGATCGACCGGCCGCTGGGCGCCGCGCGGGCGCAGATCCACGAGAACTACATCGTCGCGCAGACCCGCGACGGCATGATCGTGGTCGACCAGCATGCCGCCCACGAGCGCATCGTCTACGAGAAGCTCAAGGCCTCGATCGCTCGCAACGGCGTGCAGCGGCAATTGCTGCTGATTCCGGAGATCGTCGAGATGGACGAGAGCACCGTGGAGAAGCTGGTCGACCGCGCCGAGGAACTGGCGTCGTTCGGCCTCGCCATCGACTCCTTCGGCCCCGGCGCCATCGCGGTGCGCGAGACACCGTCGCTGCTCGGCAAGACCAATGCCGGCGCGCTGCTGCGCGATCTCGCCGAGCACATGGCGGAATGGGATGAAGCTTTGCCACTGGAGCGCCGGCTGATGCACGTCGCCGCCACCATGGCCTGCCACGGCTCGGTGCGCTCCGGCCGCCGGCTGCGGCCCGAGGAAATGAACGCGCTGCTGCGCGAAATG
It encodes the following:
- a CDS encoding ribbon-helix-helix domain-containing protein, with amino-acid sequence MCTLFAHQPSRDYESQTRSLRIGGHSTSIRLEMSFWDTLEEIAAQQGLSLAKFCTTLHDEVLDHRGEVSNFASLLRCSCLIYRSRAASAAVGAFDATQMLDAAE
- the mutL gene encoding DNA mismatch repair endonuclease MutL; this translates as MPVRQLPEMIVNRIAAGEVVERPASVVKELVENAIDAGSSRIDIFTDGGGRRKIAITDDGGGMTHADLTLAVDRHATSKLDDEDLLAIRTLGFRGEALPSIGAVARLGITTRHAGEPHAWSMSVEGGVKAPIVPAALTKGTRVEVSDLFYATPARLKFLKTDRTEAEAIREVIRRLAMARPDIAFSMAGEERAPVTWAAALPGPAGQLTRLGDILGAEFRLSAIEVRSEREGVVVQGFAAAPSLTRANALGQYLFVNGRPVRDKLIIGAVRAAYSDYLPRDRHPVVALFVTLDPQEVDANVHPAKTEVRFRNAGLVRGLIVHALKEGLAREGRRTAANSDGAVLASFRPNFAPNFPPRPATNWDWRASPSYPANYATGPMPSFDGSAALAEPGQAAFDVGGPSADVRFEVAPDPDQIDRPLGAARAQIHENYIVAQTRDGMIVVDQHAAHERIVYEKLKASIARNGVQRQLLLIPEIVEMDESTVEKLVDRAEELASFGLAIDSFGPGAIAVRETPSLLGKTNAGALLRDLAEHMAEWDEALPLERRLMHVAATMACHGSVRSGRRLRPEEMNALLREMEDTPNSGQCNHGRPTYVELKLADIEKLFGRR